In Apis cerana isolate GH-2021 linkage group LG6, AcerK_1.0, whole genome shotgun sequence, the following are encoded in one genomic region:
- the LOC107993505 gene encoding uncharacterized protein LOC107993505 isoform X1 yields MMTAMARLPCKQTSPSQQPRVNNFGNSRNCYWNMQTRHPAPPYVRNHQRQTDHTGKRKSAVELLQETKAFYVKSETVLDRKQELKNSGHLQVSQLSAPSAPPRLLRKCGNTSACSMQPTSPSQLPPAPMTPPCCWASCHEQDRPDGILSPQQTLPPALPPKSPRLVPVPQRRTISGPPSSTGGDQLQTKLRRLLNTDSKENVFFPDSPTQTIVQANGIPQEEKFRYSPGSLSPNFREEDRIKLGVVRIVRVRKKIDHCTQDVRFKFGRSNSHSHTSGRSGRKSTSSQSVENTVCHKSLPDLHTSTRRRASLSPRASTKSSKPSGHHQSSSNCPDCETSSDYSEHSFKRDAVCYRSSRHIRRSLGSGGGDASSVLSAGGRTQKSSGSSKLSHGATARDSGGSSGHCTPRSEPPPVIQDCWSHIRRDSGASTQHSTEKDRSRRGSYANGTPTSVVRRYSPESESSNSQTDYSPTCNSRFSDGWKEGRGRPILRSKSDISDRYWRQDNGRSNKVPARPPRSITQLENFFDCLGLDSDNYQRITKPDSKSSSPVFFDSVSSVDSALGLYSWAGNNQTNQSSQWQNNDCSVGMGNDDSNQRVNDPPSIVERNARIIKWLCQCRKVQFGFS; encoded by the exons GGAAGCGGAAGAGCGCCGTGGAACTGCTCCAGGAGACGAAGGCGTTCTACGTGAAGAGCGAGACCGTGCTGGACCGGAAACAGGAGCTGAAGAACAGCGGTCATCTTCAGGTATCGCAGCTGAGCGCACCGAGCGCGCCACCTAGGTTGCTGAGGAAATGCGGGAACACGTCGGCCTGTTCGATGCAACCGACGTCGCCGTCGCAGTTACCACCTGCTCCGATGACGCCACCTTGTTGCTGGGCATCGTGCCACGAGCAGGACAGGC CGGACGGAATTCTAAGTCCTCAACAAACACTGCCACCCGCACTGCCACCGAAGAGTCCGCGGCTGGTTCCTGTTCCGCAGCGGCGCACCATTTCAGGGCCGCCCAGCAGCACCGGTGGAGATCAACTGCAGACAAAATTACGTCGATTGTTAAACACCGATAGCAAGGAGAATGTATTTTTCCCGGACAGCCCGACGCAGACGATCGTCCAGGCGAACGGTATCCCGCAGGAGGAGAAATTTCGATACTCCCCCGGAAGCTTATCACCGAATTTTCGGGAGGAAGATCGCATAAAG CTTGGTGTTGTACGTATAGTTCGTGTTCGAAAGAAGATCGAC CACTGCACGCAAGACGTTCGTTTCAAGTTTGGCCGGAGCAACTCTCATTCGCACACATCCGGAAGATCTGGAAGGAAATCCACCAGCTCCCAATCGGTGGAGAACACCGTATGTCACAAATCTTTGCCTGATCTCCACACTAGCACGCGACGACGGGCGTCTCTGTCGCCACGTGCATCGACGAAATCATCTAAGCCATCCGGTCATCATCAATCCTCCAGTAATTGCCCAGATTGTGAAACTAGTTCGGACTATTCAGAGCACAGTTTTAAACGAGATGCGGTCTGTTATCGCAG ttCTAGACACATCAGACGTTCGTTGGGTTCAGGTGGTGGCGATGCCAGTAGTGTATTATCTGCCGGTGGTCGTACTCAAAAGTCATCAGGTTCCAGCAAGTTAAGTCACGGAGCGACTGCAAGAGATTCTGGTGGGTCATCTGGACACTGTACACCTCGCAGTGAACCTCCACCAGTAATACAA GATTGCTGGAGTCATATACGTCGTGACAGCGGTGCATCTACCCAACACTCGACGGAAAAAGATCGTTCAAGAAGAGGTAGTTACGCTAACGGTACCCCAACATCTGTTGTAAGACGCTATAGTCCTGAATCTGAGAGCAGCAACAGTCAAACGGATTATAGTCCAACATGCAATTCAAg aTTCTCTGATGGCTGGAAAGAAGGCCGTGGCCGACCAATTCTGAGATCAAAATCGGATATTAGTGATCGTTATTGGCGTCAAGATAATGGTCGATCCAATAAAGTACCTGCACGACCTCCTCGGTCAATTACTCAACTCGAGAATTTCTTCGATTGTTTAGGTCTTGATTCGGACAATTATCAACGTATCACGAAACCAGATTCGAAGTCGTCATCCCCCGTATTTTTTGATAGCGTTAGCTCGGTCGACTCGGCATTAGGTCTTTACTCTTGGGCTGGGAACAATCAAACGAATCAAAGTAGTCAATGGCAGAATAATGATTGCAGCGTCGGTATGGGTAACGATGACAGTAACCAGAGAGTCAATGATCCTCCGAGTATTGTAGAACGCAAtgctcgaataattaaatggcTCTGTCAGTGTCGAAAAGTGCAGTTTGGATTTAGTTAA
- the LOC107993505 gene encoding uncharacterized protein LOC107993505 isoform X2: MMTAMARLPCKQTSPSQQPRVNNFGNSRNCYWNMQTRHPAPPYVRNHQRQTDHTGKRKSAVELLQETKAFYVKSETVLDRKQELKNSGHLQVSQLSAPSAPPRLLRKCGNTSACSMQPTSPSQLPPAPMTPPCCWASCHEQDRPDGILSPQQTLPPALPPKSPRLVPVPQRRTISGPPSSTGGDQLQTKLRRLLNTDSKENVFFPDSPTQTIVQANGIPQEEKFRYSPGSLSPNFREEDRIKLGVVRIVRVRKKIDHCTQDVRFKFGRSNSHSHTSGRSGRKSTSSQSVENTVCHKSLPDLHTSTRRRASLSPRASTKSSKPSGHHQSSSNCPDCETSSDYSEHSFKRDAVCYRSSRHIRRSLGSGGGDASSVLSAGGRTQKSSGSSKLSHGATARDSGGSSGHCTPRSEPPPDCWSHIRRDSGASTQHSTEKDRSRRGSYANGTPTSVVRRYSPESESSNSQTDYSPTCNSRFSDGWKEGRGRPILRSKSDISDRYWRQDNGRSNKVPARPPRSITQLENFFDCLGLDSDNYQRITKPDSKSSSPVFFDSVSSVDSALGLYSWAGNNQTNQSSQWQNNDCSVGMGNDDSNQRVNDPPSIVERNARIIKWLCQCRKVQFGFS, encoded by the exons GGAAGCGGAAGAGCGCCGTGGAACTGCTCCAGGAGACGAAGGCGTTCTACGTGAAGAGCGAGACCGTGCTGGACCGGAAACAGGAGCTGAAGAACAGCGGTCATCTTCAGGTATCGCAGCTGAGCGCACCGAGCGCGCCACCTAGGTTGCTGAGGAAATGCGGGAACACGTCGGCCTGTTCGATGCAACCGACGTCGCCGTCGCAGTTACCACCTGCTCCGATGACGCCACCTTGTTGCTGGGCATCGTGCCACGAGCAGGACAGGC CGGACGGAATTCTAAGTCCTCAACAAACACTGCCACCCGCACTGCCACCGAAGAGTCCGCGGCTGGTTCCTGTTCCGCAGCGGCGCACCATTTCAGGGCCGCCCAGCAGCACCGGTGGAGATCAACTGCAGACAAAATTACGTCGATTGTTAAACACCGATAGCAAGGAGAATGTATTTTTCCCGGACAGCCCGACGCAGACGATCGTCCAGGCGAACGGTATCCCGCAGGAGGAGAAATTTCGATACTCCCCCGGAAGCTTATCACCGAATTTTCGGGAGGAAGATCGCATAAAG CTTGGTGTTGTACGTATAGTTCGTGTTCGAAAGAAGATCGAC CACTGCACGCAAGACGTTCGTTTCAAGTTTGGCCGGAGCAACTCTCATTCGCACACATCCGGAAGATCTGGAAGGAAATCCACCAGCTCCCAATCGGTGGAGAACACCGTATGTCACAAATCTTTGCCTGATCTCCACACTAGCACGCGACGACGGGCGTCTCTGTCGCCACGTGCATCGACGAAATCATCTAAGCCATCCGGTCATCATCAATCCTCCAGTAATTGCCCAGATTGTGAAACTAGTTCGGACTATTCAGAGCACAGTTTTAAACGAGATGCGGTCTGTTATCGCAG ttCTAGACACATCAGACGTTCGTTGGGTTCAGGTGGTGGCGATGCCAGTAGTGTATTATCTGCCGGTGGTCGTACTCAAAAGTCATCAGGTTCCAGCAAGTTAAGTCACGGAGCGACTGCAAGAGATTCTGGTGGGTCATCTGGACACTGTACACCTCGCAGTGAACCTCCACCA GATTGCTGGAGTCATATACGTCGTGACAGCGGTGCATCTACCCAACACTCGACGGAAAAAGATCGTTCAAGAAGAGGTAGTTACGCTAACGGTACCCCAACATCTGTTGTAAGACGCTATAGTCCTGAATCTGAGAGCAGCAACAGTCAAACGGATTATAGTCCAACATGCAATTCAAg aTTCTCTGATGGCTGGAAAGAAGGCCGTGGCCGACCAATTCTGAGATCAAAATCGGATATTAGTGATCGTTATTGGCGTCAAGATAATGGTCGATCCAATAAAGTACCTGCACGACCTCCTCGGTCAATTACTCAACTCGAGAATTTCTTCGATTGTTTAGGTCTTGATTCGGACAATTATCAACGTATCACGAAACCAGATTCGAAGTCGTCATCCCCCGTATTTTTTGATAGCGTTAGCTCGGTCGACTCGGCATTAGGTCTTTACTCTTGGGCTGGGAACAATCAAACGAATCAAAGTAGTCAATGGCAGAATAATGATTGCAGCGTCGGTATGGGTAACGATGACAGTAACCAGAGAGTCAATGATCCTCCGAGTATTGTAGAACGCAAtgctcgaataattaaatggcTCTGTCAGTGTCGAAAAGTGCAGTTTGGATTTAGTTAA
- the LOC107993505 gene encoding uncharacterized protein LOC107993505 isoform X3: protein MMTAMARLPCKQTSPSQQPRVNNFGNSRNCYWNMQTRHPAPPYVRNHQRQTDHTGKRKSAVELLQETKAFYVKSETVLDRKQELKNSGHLQVSQLSAPSAPPRLLRKCGNTSACSMQPTSPSQLPPAPMTPPCCWASCHEQDRPDGILSPQQTLPPALPPKSPRLVPVPQRRTISGPPSSTGGDQLQTKLRRLLNTDSKENVFFPDSPTQTIVQANGIPQEEKFRYSPGSLSPNFREEDRIKHCTQDVRFKFGRSNSHSHTSGRSGRKSTSSQSVENTVCHKSLPDLHTSTRRRASLSPRASTKSSKPSGHHQSSSNCPDCETSSDYSEHSFKRDAVCYRSSRHIRRSLGSGGGDASSVLSAGGRTQKSSGSSKLSHGATARDSGGSSGHCTPRSEPPPVIQDCWSHIRRDSGASTQHSTEKDRSRRGSYANGTPTSVVRRYSPESESSNSQTDYSPTCNSRFSDGWKEGRGRPILRSKSDISDRYWRQDNGRSNKVPARPPRSITQLENFFDCLGLDSDNYQRITKPDSKSSSPVFFDSVSSVDSALGLYSWAGNNQTNQSSQWQNNDCSVGMGNDDSNQRVNDPPSIVERNARIIKWLCQCRKVQFGFS, encoded by the exons GGAAGCGGAAGAGCGCCGTGGAACTGCTCCAGGAGACGAAGGCGTTCTACGTGAAGAGCGAGACCGTGCTGGACCGGAAACAGGAGCTGAAGAACAGCGGTCATCTTCAGGTATCGCAGCTGAGCGCACCGAGCGCGCCACCTAGGTTGCTGAGGAAATGCGGGAACACGTCGGCCTGTTCGATGCAACCGACGTCGCCGTCGCAGTTACCACCTGCTCCGATGACGCCACCTTGTTGCTGGGCATCGTGCCACGAGCAGGACAGGC CGGACGGAATTCTAAGTCCTCAACAAACACTGCCACCCGCACTGCCACCGAAGAGTCCGCGGCTGGTTCCTGTTCCGCAGCGGCGCACCATTTCAGGGCCGCCCAGCAGCACCGGTGGAGATCAACTGCAGACAAAATTACGTCGATTGTTAAACACCGATAGCAAGGAGAATGTATTTTTCCCGGACAGCCCGACGCAGACGATCGTCCAGGCGAACGGTATCCCGCAGGAGGAGAAATTTCGATACTCCCCCGGAAGCTTATCACCGAATTTTCGGGAGGAAGATCGCATAAAG CACTGCACGCAAGACGTTCGTTTCAAGTTTGGCCGGAGCAACTCTCATTCGCACACATCCGGAAGATCTGGAAGGAAATCCACCAGCTCCCAATCGGTGGAGAACACCGTATGTCACAAATCTTTGCCTGATCTCCACACTAGCACGCGACGACGGGCGTCTCTGTCGCCACGTGCATCGACGAAATCATCTAAGCCATCCGGTCATCATCAATCCTCCAGTAATTGCCCAGATTGTGAAACTAGTTCGGACTATTCAGAGCACAGTTTTAAACGAGATGCGGTCTGTTATCGCAG ttCTAGACACATCAGACGTTCGTTGGGTTCAGGTGGTGGCGATGCCAGTAGTGTATTATCTGCCGGTGGTCGTACTCAAAAGTCATCAGGTTCCAGCAAGTTAAGTCACGGAGCGACTGCAAGAGATTCTGGTGGGTCATCTGGACACTGTACACCTCGCAGTGAACCTCCACCAGTAATACAA GATTGCTGGAGTCATATACGTCGTGACAGCGGTGCATCTACCCAACACTCGACGGAAAAAGATCGTTCAAGAAGAGGTAGTTACGCTAACGGTACCCCAACATCTGTTGTAAGACGCTATAGTCCTGAATCTGAGAGCAGCAACAGTCAAACGGATTATAGTCCAACATGCAATTCAAg aTTCTCTGATGGCTGGAAAGAAGGCCGTGGCCGACCAATTCTGAGATCAAAATCGGATATTAGTGATCGTTATTGGCGTCAAGATAATGGTCGATCCAATAAAGTACCTGCACGACCTCCTCGGTCAATTACTCAACTCGAGAATTTCTTCGATTGTTTAGGTCTTGATTCGGACAATTATCAACGTATCACGAAACCAGATTCGAAGTCGTCATCCCCCGTATTTTTTGATAGCGTTAGCTCGGTCGACTCGGCATTAGGTCTTTACTCTTGGGCTGGGAACAATCAAACGAATCAAAGTAGTCAATGGCAGAATAATGATTGCAGCGTCGGTATGGGTAACGATGACAGTAACCAGAGAGTCAATGATCCTCCGAGTATTGTAGAACGCAAtgctcgaataattaaatggcTCTGTCAGTGTCGAAAAGTGCAGTTTGGATTTAGTTAA
- the LOC107993505 gene encoding uncharacterized protein LOC107993505 isoform X4: protein MMTAMARLPCKQTSPSQQPRVNNFGNSRNCYWNMQTRHPAPPYVRNHQRQTDHTGKRKSAVELLQETKAFYVKSETVLDRKQELKNSGHLQVSQLSAPSAPPRLLRKCGNTSACSMQPTSPSQLPPAPMTPPCCWASCHEQDRPDGILSPQQTLPPALPPKSPRLVPVPQRRTISGPPSSTGGDQLQTKLRRLLNTDSKENVFFPDSPTQTIVQANGIPQEEKFRYSPGSLSPNFREEDRIKHCTQDVRFKFGRSNSHSHTSGRSGRKSTSSQSVENTVCHKSLPDLHTSTRRRASLSPRASTKSSKPSGHHQSSSNCPDCETSSDYSEHSFKRDAVCYRSSRHIRRSLGSGGGDASSVLSAGGRTQKSSGSSKLSHGATARDSGGSSGHCTPRSEPPPDCWSHIRRDSGASTQHSTEKDRSRRGSYANGTPTSVVRRYSPESESSNSQTDYSPTCNSRFSDGWKEGRGRPILRSKSDISDRYWRQDNGRSNKVPARPPRSITQLENFFDCLGLDSDNYQRITKPDSKSSSPVFFDSVSSVDSALGLYSWAGNNQTNQSSQWQNNDCSVGMGNDDSNQRVNDPPSIVERNARIIKWLCQCRKVQFGFS from the exons GGAAGCGGAAGAGCGCCGTGGAACTGCTCCAGGAGACGAAGGCGTTCTACGTGAAGAGCGAGACCGTGCTGGACCGGAAACAGGAGCTGAAGAACAGCGGTCATCTTCAGGTATCGCAGCTGAGCGCACCGAGCGCGCCACCTAGGTTGCTGAGGAAATGCGGGAACACGTCGGCCTGTTCGATGCAACCGACGTCGCCGTCGCAGTTACCACCTGCTCCGATGACGCCACCTTGTTGCTGGGCATCGTGCCACGAGCAGGACAGGC CGGACGGAATTCTAAGTCCTCAACAAACACTGCCACCCGCACTGCCACCGAAGAGTCCGCGGCTGGTTCCTGTTCCGCAGCGGCGCACCATTTCAGGGCCGCCCAGCAGCACCGGTGGAGATCAACTGCAGACAAAATTACGTCGATTGTTAAACACCGATAGCAAGGAGAATGTATTTTTCCCGGACAGCCCGACGCAGACGATCGTCCAGGCGAACGGTATCCCGCAGGAGGAGAAATTTCGATACTCCCCCGGAAGCTTATCACCGAATTTTCGGGAGGAAGATCGCATAAAG CACTGCACGCAAGACGTTCGTTTCAAGTTTGGCCGGAGCAACTCTCATTCGCACACATCCGGAAGATCTGGAAGGAAATCCACCAGCTCCCAATCGGTGGAGAACACCGTATGTCACAAATCTTTGCCTGATCTCCACACTAGCACGCGACGACGGGCGTCTCTGTCGCCACGTGCATCGACGAAATCATCTAAGCCATCCGGTCATCATCAATCCTCCAGTAATTGCCCAGATTGTGAAACTAGTTCGGACTATTCAGAGCACAGTTTTAAACGAGATGCGGTCTGTTATCGCAG ttCTAGACACATCAGACGTTCGTTGGGTTCAGGTGGTGGCGATGCCAGTAGTGTATTATCTGCCGGTGGTCGTACTCAAAAGTCATCAGGTTCCAGCAAGTTAAGTCACGGAGCGACTGCAAGAGATTCTGGTGGGTCATCTGGACACTGTACACCTCGCAGTGAACCTCCACCA GATTGCTGGAGTCATATACGTCGTGACAGCGGTGCATCTACCCAACACTCGACGGAAAAAGATCGTTCAAGAAGAGGTAGTTACGCTAACGGTACCCCAACATCTGTTGTAAGACGCTATAGTCCTGAATCTGAGAGCAGCAACAGTCAAACGGATTATAGTCCAACATGCAATTCAAg aTTCTCTGATGGCTGGAAAGAAGGCCGTGGCCGACCAATTCTGAGATCAAAATCGGATATTAGTGATCGTTATTGGCGTCAAGATAATGGTCGATCCAATAAAGTACCTGCACGACCTCCTCGGTCAATTACTCAACTCGAGAATTTCTTCGATTGTTTAGGTCTTGATTCGGACAATTATCAACGTATCACGAAACCAGATTCGAAGTCGTCATCCCCCGTATTTTTTGATAGCGTTAGCTCGGTCGACTCGGCATTAGGTCTTTACTCTTGGGCTGGGAACAATCAAACGAATCAAAGTAGTCAATGGCAGAATAATGATTGCAGCGTCGGTATGGGTAACGATGACAGTAACCAGAGAGTCAATGATCCTCCGAGTATTGTAGAACGCAAtgctcgaataattaaatggcTCTGTCAGTGTCGAAAAGTGCAGTTTGGATTTAGTTAA
- the LOC107993505 gene encoding uncharacterized protein LOC107993505 isoform X5, whose amino-acid sequence MQPTSPSQLPPAPMTPPCCWASCHEQDRPDGILSPQQTLPPALPPKSPRLVPVPQRRTISGPPSSTGGDQLQTKLRRLLNTDSKENVFFPDSPTQTIVQANGIPQEEKFRYSPGSLSPNFREEDRIKLGVVRIVRVRKKIDHCTQDVRFKFGRSNSHSHTSGRSGRKSTSSQSVENTVCHKSLPDLHTSTRRRASLSPRASTKSSKPSGHHQSSSNCPDCETSSDYSEHSFKRDAVCYRSSRHIRRSLGSGGGDASSVLSAGGRTQKSSGSSKLSHGATARDSGGSSGHCTPRSEPPPVIQDCWSHIRRDSGASTQHSTEKDRSRRGSYANGTPTSVVRRYSPESESSNSQTDYSPTCNSRFSDGWKEGRGRPILRSKSDISDRYWRQDNGRSNKVPARPPRSITQLENFFDCLGLDSDNYQRITKPDSKSSSPVFFDSVSSVDSALGLYSWAGNNQTNQSSQWQNNDCSVGMGNDDSNQRVNDPPSIVERNARIIKWLCQCRKVQFGFS is encoded by the exons ATGCAACCGACGTCGCCGTCGCAGTTACCACCTGCTCCGATGACGCCACCTTGTTGCTGGGCATCGTGCCACGAGCAGGACAGGC CGGACGGAATTCTAAGTCCTCAACAAACACTGCCACCCGCACTGCCACCGAAGAGTCCGCGGCTGGTTCCTGTTCCGCAGCGGCGCACCATTTCAGGGCCGCCCAGCAGCACCGGTGGAGATCAACTGCAGACAAAATTACGTCGATTGTTAAACACCGATAGCAAGGAGAATGTATTTTTCCCGGACAGCCCGACGCAGACGATCGTCCAGGCGAACGGTATCCCGCAGGAGGAGAAATTTCGATACTCCCCCGGAAGCTTATCACCGAATTTTCGGGAGGAAGATCGCATAAAG CTTGGTGTTGTACGTATAGTTCGTGTTCGAAAGAAGATCGAC CACTGCACGCAAGACGTTCGTTTCAAGTTTGGCCGGAGCAACTCTCATTCGCACACATCCGGAAGATCTGGAAGGAAATCCACCAGCTCCCAATCGGTGGAGAACACCGTATGTCACAAATCTTTGCCTGATCTCCACACTAGCACGCGACGACGGGCGTCTCTGTCGCCACGTGCATCGACGAAATCATCTAAGCCATCCGGTCATCATCAATCCTCCAGTAATTGCCCAGATTGTGAAACTAGTTCGGACTATTCAGAGCACAGTTTTAAACGAGATGCGGTCTGTTATCGCAG ttCTAGACACATCAGACGTTCGTTGGGTTCAGGTGGTGGCGATGCCAGTAGTGTATTATCTGCCGGTGGTCGTACTCAAAAGTCATCAGGTTCCAGCAAGTTAAGTCACGGAGCGACTGCAAGAGATTCTGGTGGGTCATCTGGACACTGTACACCTCGCAGTGAACCTCCACCAGTAATACAA GATTGCTGGAGTCATATACGTCGTGACAGCGGTGCATCTACCCAACACTCGACGGAAAAAGATCGTTCAAGAAGAGGTAGTTACGCTAACGGTACCCCAACATCTGTTGTAAGACGCTATAGTCCTGAATCTGAGAGCAGCAACAGTCAAACGGATTATAGTCCAACATGCAATTCAAg aTTCTCTGATGGCTGGAAAGAAGGCCGTGGCCGACCAATTCTGAGATCAAAATCGGATATTAGTGATCGTTATTGGCGTCAAGATAATGGTCGATCCAATAAAGTACCTGCACGACCTCCTCGGTCAATTACTCAACTCGAGAATTTCTTCGATTGTTTAGGTCTTGATTCGGACAATTATCAACGTATCACGAAACCAGATTCGAAGTCGTCATCCCCCGTATTTTTTGATAGCGTTAGCTCGGTCGACTCGGCATTAGGTCTTTACTCTTGGGCTGGGAACAATCAAACGAATCAAAGTAGTCAATGGCAGAATAATGATTGCAGCGTCGGTATGGGTAACGATGACAGTAACCAGAGAGTCAATGATCCTCCGAGTATTGTAGAACGCAAtgctcgaataattaaatggcTCTGTCAGTGTCGAAAAGTGCAGTTTGGATTTAGTTAA